In Papaver somniferum cultivar HN1 chromosome 1, ASM357369v1, whole genome shotgun sequence, a genomic segment contains:
- the LOC113285731 gene encoding pentatricopeptide repeat-containing protein At4g21300-like, with translation MSRFTSMLQSCSCLRQGYQIHTQIIVHGMSDHNDMGSRILGMYVRCKSFSDAKNVFFRIDLGYTSPWNWMIRGFTTMGFYNNALLFYFKMLGCGISPDKYTFPYVVKACSNLNSLSLGRLIHESVVSTGFEMDVFVGSSLIKLYAENGAILDAHELFEKLPVKDSVLWNVMINGYVKNGDLKRAMEVFMQMRYTEIMPNYVTFVCVLSICASEMGRVLHGLAISCGVDSESPVANTLLAMYSKSGCLYEARKIFDMTPRTDLVTWNGMVAGYVQNGSLVEACDLFREMLSAGVKPDSITFSSFLPSVSDLVDLKQGKEIHGYIVRHGVVMDAFLKTALIDIYFKCREIEMACNVFNQTKTVDAVIYTAMISGFVLHGMYSDALRTFQRLLHAQMRPTSVTLASVLPALSGLASLRLGKELHGYILKYGHEGGGYVGSSLTDMYAKCGRLDLANSVFHRMPVRDVVAWNSMISSCSQNGKPEEAITLFRDMGLKGENYNCATISAALSACSNLPALHYGKEIHGFMMKGSFRTDLFAESALVDMYSKCGDLKLARRVFDLMEWKNEVSWNSIIAAYGTHGRVKEAQLLYQAMLEKGFQPDHITFLAMISACSHAGLIDEGINYFRSMTENYEIRARMEHYACMVDLLGRAGRLDEALNIITSMTFEADAGIWGALLGASRNQGNVEIAEVASKHLFKLDPQNSGYYILMANVHADAGQWASALKVRELMKERGVKKLPGCSWIEINGISHMFVAAYKNHPESAEIYLMLKNLLLDMKKEGYAPQPYLSEHPQIANV, from the coding sequence ATGAGCAGGTTCACATCAATGTTGCAGTCATGTTCATGTCTTCGACAAGGTTATCAAATCCATACACAAATCATTGTTCATGGAATGAGTGATCACAATGATATGGGTTCAAGAATATTGGGTATGTATGTACGTTGTAAAAGTTTCAGCGATGCTAAAAATGTGTTTTTTAGGATTGATTTGGGGTATACTTCTCCTTGGAATTGGATGATTAGAGGGTTTACTACGATGGGTTTTTATAATAATGCATTATTGTTCTATTTCAAGATGTTGGGGTGTGGGATTTCACCTGATAAATATACATTTCCTTATGTAGTTAAGGCTTGTAGTAATTTAAATTCTTTGAGTTTAGGTAGATTGATTCATGAATCTGTTGTTTCTACTGGGTTTGAGATGGATGTCTTTGTGGGTAGTTCTTTGATTAAATTGTATGCTGAGAATGGCGCGATATTGGATGCACATGAGTTGTTTGAGAAACTGCCTGTTAAAGATTCTGTTTTGTGGAATGTGATGATTAATGGGTATGTGAAAAATGGGGATTTGAAGAGAGCTATGGAAGTGTTTATGCAAATGAGGTATACGGAAATAATGCCTAATTATGTAACATTTGTTTGTGTTCTGTCTATTTGTGCGTCTGAAATGGGTAGAGTGCTTCACGGACTTGCTATTAGTTGTGGAGTGGATTCAGAGTCACCTGTTGCAAACACATTATTGGCGATGTATTCAAAGTCTGGCTGTTTATATGAAGCTCGTAAGATATTTGATATGACACCTCGGACTGATCTAGTTACATGGAATGGGATGGTTGCAGGGTATGTGCAAAATGGGTCTTTGGTTGAGGCTTGTGATTTGTTCCGTGAAATGTTATCTGCTGGTGTTAAACCAGATTCTATCACATTTTCGAGTTTTCTTCCTTCGGTTTCTGACTTGGTGGATTTGAAGCAAGGTAAGGAAATTCATGGTTATATTGTAAGGCATGGTGTGGTTATGGATGCATTCTTGAAGACTGCACTGATCGATATATACTTCAAATGCAGGGAAATAGAGATGGCATGCAATGTTTTCAACCAGACAAAGACAGTGGATGCTGTTATTTACACGGCTATGATTTCAGGATTTGTGCTTCACGGAATGTATAGTGATGCTTTACGAACTTTTCAGCGGTTGCTTCACGCACAAATGAGGCCCACGTCAGTCACTCTAGCAAGTGTTTTGCCAGCTTTGTCTGGCTTGGCTTCTCTTAGGTTGGGGAAGGAGCTTCATGGTTACATTCTTAAGTATGGGCATGAGGGAGGAGGTTATGTTGGAAGTTCCCTAACTGATATGTATGCAAAATGCGGAAGACTGGATCTTGCTAATAGCGTTTTTCATAGAATGCCTGTGAGAGATGTTGTGGCTTGGAATTCGATGATTTCGAGCTGTTCGCAGAATGGGAAACCAGAAGAAGCCATCACTCTGTTCCGTGATATGGGATTGAAGGGAGAAAATTATAATTGTGCCACGATTTCAGCTGCACTTTCTGCATGTTCAAATTTACCCGCACTTCATTATGGGAAAGAAATCCATGGTTTTATGATGAAAGGTTCCTTTAGAACTGATCTCTTTGCGGAGAGTGCTCTAGTAGACATGTATAGTAAATGTGGAGACTTGAAGCTTGCGCGTAGAGTCTTTGACTTGATGGAGTGGAAGAACGAAGTCTCGTGGAATAGCATTATTGCTGCTTATGGTACACATGGACGGGTTAAAGAAGCGCAACTTTTGTACCAAGCTATGTTAGAGAAAGGATTTCAACCTGATCATATAACTTTTCTTGCCATGATCTCTGCTTGTAGTCATGCAGGACTTATTGATGAAGGTATAAATTACTTCCGCTCTATGACCGAAAACTATGAAATTAGAGCTCGAATGGAGCATTACGCATGCATGGTTGATTTGTTAGGGCGTGCTGGACGCCTAGATGAAGCACTAAACATTATTACAAGCATGACCTTTGAAGCAGATGCAGGTATTTGGGGGGCATTACTGGGAGCGAGTCGAAATCAGGGGAATGTGGAAATCGCAGAGGTGGCATCAAAGCATTTATTTAAATTGGACCCACAAAATTCGGGATATTACATATTGATGGCAAATGTTCATGCTGATGCTGGCCAATGGGCTAGTGCTCTAAAAGTTCGAGAATTGATGAAGGAAAGAGGGGTCAAGAAGTTACCAGGTTGCAGTTGGATTGAGATCAACGGCATTTCTCATATGTTTGTTGCTGCATATAAAAATCACCCAGAATCTGCAGAGATTTATCTGATGTTAAAGAATCTTCTTCTGGATATGAAGAAAGAAGGATATGCTCCCCAACCTTATCTTTCGGAACACCCCCAGATTGCTAATGTGTAG